A genome region from Alicyclobacillus acidocaldarius subsp. acidocaldarius DSM 446 includes the following:
- a CDS encoding LapA family protein, whose product MRWKVLGAVIFAVLIVIFTLANSAQVSVNFVFTQARVNLVLVILLSVLLGMILMAILWSIHAWRLRSEIRAHRRKIAELEQSLRLPVAERTASEDGPHPTHGSTPGDAS is encoded by the coding sequence ATGCGCTGGAAAGTCCTTGGCGCGGTCATCTTCGCCGTCCTCATCGTCATCTTCACCCTCGCCAACTCGGCCCAGGTCTCGGTCAATTTCGTGTTCACCCAGGCCCGCGTGAATCTCGTCCTCGTCATCCTGTTGTCCGTGTTGCTCGGCATGATCCTCATGGCCATTTTGTGGTCGATTCACGCCTGGAGGCTGCGGAGCGAGATCCGAGCGCATCGCCGCAAGATCGCGGAACTGGAACAATCCCTGCGCCTGCCGGTCGCCGAGCGCACGGCCTCCGAGGATGGACCCCATCCGACGCACGGTTCAACTCCCGGAGATGCCTCCTGA
- a CDS encoding class I SAM-dependent methyltransferase, with protein sequence MPHVFRPEHAMRLIAVERARLLPADRVLDALDVQTHHDVIDIGAGPGYFALPLARRTRGKVHAVDLSPEMLQMLSERAREAGVSIEAHQASAEHLPLEDASVDRALMAFVLHEVPDRQAAVREVRRVLREKGRFLLLEWDKRPMDMGPPVEERLSVDECEALLTGEGFRILHRIYPNDVHYGLVAERGE encoded by the coding sequence ATGCCCCACGTCTTTCGACCGGAACACGCCATGCGCCTGATCGCTGTGGAACGGGCGCGCCTGTTGCCCGCCGATCGCGTCCTGGATGCGCTCGACGTCCAAACGCACCACGACGTGATCGACATCGGGGCGGGGCCGGGGTATTTCGCGCTGCCGCTCGCTCGCCGCACGCGCGGCAAGGTCCACGCCGTCGATCTCTCTCCGGAGATGCTCCAGATGTTGTCGGAACGCGCGAGGGAAGCCGGCGTGTCCATCGAGGCGCATCAGGCGTCCGCGGAGCATCTGCCGCTCGAGGACGCCTCCGTCGATCGCGCCCTGATGGCTTTTGTGCTGCACGAAGTGCCGGATCGGCAAGCGGCCGTCCGCGAGGTTCGCCGGGTCTTGCGGGAGAAAGGGCGCTTTCTTCTCCTGGAGTGGGACAAGCGGCCGATGGACATGGGCCCGCCCGTGGAGGAGCGGCTCTCTGTGGATGAGTGCGAGGCGCTGCTTACGGGAGAGGGATTTCGCATCTTGCACCGCATTTATCCGAACGACGTCCACTACGGCCTGGTGGCGGAACGGGGCGAATGA
- a CDS encoding S53 family peptidase, whose amino-acid sequence MSDMEKPWKEGEEKREVLAGHARAQAPQAVDKGPVTGDQRISVTVVLRRQRADELEAHVERQAALAPHARVHLEREAFAASHGASLDDFAELRKFADAHGLTLDRANVAAGTAVMSGPVDAVNRAFGVELRHFDHPDGSYRSYLGEVSVPASIAPIIEAVLGLDTRPVARPHFRLQRRAEGEFEVRSQAAAPTAYTPLDVAQAYQFPEGLDGQGQCIAIIELGGGYDEQSLVQYFASLGVPAPQVVSVSVDGATNQPTGDPNGPDGEVELDIEVAGALAPGAKIAVYFAPNTDAGFLDAITTAVHDPTHKPSIVSISWGGPEDSWASASIAAMNRAFLDAAALGVTVLAAAGDSGSTDGEQDGLYHVDFPAASPYVLACGGTRLVASGGRIEQETVWNDGPDGGSTGGGVSRIFPLPSWQERANVPPSANPGAGSGRGVPDLAGDADPATGYEVVIDGETTVIGGTSAVAPLFAALVARINQKLGKPVGYVNPTLYQLPADVFHDITEGNNDIANRARIYQAGPGWDPCTGLGSPIGIKLLQALLPSASPPQP is encoded by the coding sequence ATGAGCGACATGGAAAAGCCGTGGAAGGAAGGCGAGGAGAAGCGCGAGGTCCTCGCGGGACACGCTCGCGCGCAGGCGCCGCAGGCCGTGGACAAGGGACCCGTGACTGGGGACCAGCGGATTTCCGTCACGGTCGTGCTGCGCCGCCAGCGCGCCGACGAACTCGAGGCGCATGTGGAACGCCAGGCCGCACTTGCCCCTCACGCGCGAGTGCATCTGGAGCGCGAGGCGTTCGCCGCTTCGCACGGCGCTTCGCTCGACGATTTTGCGGAGCTCCGAAAGTTCGCGGACGCGCACGGTCTCACGCTCGATCGCGCCAACGTGGCTGCGGGCACCGCGGTGATGAGCGGGCCGGTGGATGCCGTCAACCGAGCGTTTGGCGTGGAGTTGCGGCACTTTGATCACCCGGACGGATCCTACCGAAGCTACCTCGGCGAGGTGAGCGTGCCGGCGTCCATCGCGCCGATCATTGAAGCGGTGCTTGGGCTGGACACCCGCCCTGTGGCGCGGCCCCACTTTCGGCTGCAGAGGCGCGCCGAGGGAGAGTTTGAGGTGAGATCGCAGGCCGCGGCGCCGACAGCGTACACGCCACTCGACGTCGCGCAGGCGTACCAATTTCCCGAGGGGCTCGACGGACAGGGACAGTGCATCGCCATCATCGAATTGGGCGGCGGCTACGACGAGCAGTCTCTGGTGCAGTACTTCGCGTCGCTTGGCGTGCCCGCGCCGCAGGTGGTGAGCGTCTCGGTGGACGGCGCCACCAATCAGCCCACGGGCGATCCGAACGGCCCGGACGGCGAGGTCGAGCTCGACATCGAAGTGGCGGGGGCGCTCGCCCCGGGCGCGAAGATTGCCGTGTACTTCGCGCCGAACACGGACGCCGGCTTCCTCGATGCCATCACGACCGCCGTTCATGATCCGACCCACAAGCCGTCCATCGTGTCCATCAGCTGGGGTGGCCCTGAGGACAGTTGGGCGTCGGCGTCGATTGCGGCGATGAATCGCGCGTTCCTGGACGCGGCCGCGCTGGGCGTGACCGTCCTCGCCGCGGCGGGCGACAGCGGATCGACGGACGGCGAGCAGGACGGCCTGTACCACGTCGATTTTCCCGCGGCGTCGCCGTACGTGCTGGCCTGCGGCGGTACGCGGCTTGTGGCAAGCGGGGGCCGCATCGAGCAAGAGACCGTCTGGAACGACGGCCCGGACGGCGGATCGACGGGCGGCGGCGTGAGCCGCATCTTTCCGCTGCCCTCGTGGCAGGAGCGCGCGAACGTGCCTCCTTCGGCGAATCCGGGCGCTGGCAGCGGCCGCGGTGTCCCGGACTTGGCGGGCGATGCCGATCCGGCCACGGGTTACGAGGTCGTGATCGACGGTGAGACCACGGTCATCGGCGGGACGAGCGCCGTGGCGCCGCTTTTCGCCGCGCTGGTAGCCCGCATCAACCAGAAGCTCGGCAAGCCGGTGGGCTATGTGAATCCGACGCTGTACCAGTTGCCAGCGGACGTATTTCACGACATCACAGAGGGCAACAACGACATCGCGAACCGGGCGAGGATCTACCAGGCGGGGCCGGGATGGGATCCGTGCACCGGGCTCGGGAGCCCCATTGGGATCAAACTGCTGCAGGCGCTGCTGCCGAGCGCCTCACCGCCCCAGCCGTAA
- the metE gene encoding 5-methyltetrahydropteroyltriglutamate--homocysteine S-methyltransferase, protein MAITASIGFPRMGPRRELKRMVEQFWQGKIGEDELTARAAELRKLRWQVQRDRGVEWIVANDFSFYDHVLDAACLFQAVPERFRALPSGSLQQYFAMARGTQDATALEMTKWFDTNYHYLVPELEPKQVFTLGVNKPLNEYLEAKALGFDTVPQLVGPITFLKLSKVVGGDVDPLSLLPNLIPAYEAWFASLREAGAAWVQLDEPALVLDLTDAERQAFVDAYAALAKVSRPNILVATYFGSLGDNLATALELPVEGLHLDLVRGPDALQQVHALGWPKGRRLSLGVIDGRNVWRADLDTAFAHLEQGVHLTGAEHVMIAPSCSLLHVPWDVELESDMDPEIKSWLAFALQKLDEIALLKRALDEGRAAVEAQLEANRALLASRRASARLNREDVRARLDEVKTWKLDRQSPHAVRKEKQASRFKLPLLPTTTIGSFPQTQAVRDARAKWRKGEWTTDEYEAYLRSEIRRWIDIQEEIGLDVLVHGEFERTDMVEYFGEMLDGFVFTKHGWVQSYGSRCVKPPIIYGDVARPAPMTVRWSTYAQSLTEKPVKGMLTGPVTILQWSFVRDDIPRAETCRQIALAIRDEVLDLEAAGIGMIQIDEPALREGLPLRRADWEAYLGWAVECFRIASSGVRDETQIHTHMCYAEFNDIMPAIQAMDADVISIETSRSHMELLKAFEHFRYENDIGPGVYDIHSPRVPSVDEMVELLRKAASVIRPEQLWVNPDCGLKTRGEPETVAALRNMVDAAQRMRASLSQPVS, encoded by the coding sequence TTGGCCATCACCGCCTCAATCGGATTTCCCCGCATGGGGCCTCGCCGCGAGCTCAAGCGGATGGTGGAGCAGTTTTGGCAAGGCAAAATTGGGGAGGACGAGCTCACCGCCCGGGCTGCGGAACTCCGCAAGCTGCGCTGGCAGGTGCAGAGGGACCGCGGCGTCGAGTGGATCGTCGCGAACGACTTTTCCTTCTACGATCACGTCCTGGACGCCGCTTGCCTGTTTCAGGCCGTTCCCGAGCGGTTCCGCGCATTGCCGTCGGGATCGCTCCAACAATATTTCGCCATGGCGCGCGGCACGCAGGATGCCACTGCGCTCGAGATGACGAAGTGGTTCGATACGAACTATCACTACCTGGTGCCGGAGCTCGAGCCTAAGCAGGTGTTCACCCTCGGCGTGAACAAGCCGCTCAATGAGTATCTGGAGGCGAAGGCGCTCGGATTCGACACGGTGCCACAGCTCGTGGGCCCCATCACCTTCCTCAAGCTCTCCAAGGTGGTGGGCGGGGATGTCGACCCGCTGTCGCTTCTCCCCAACCTGATCCCGGCGTATGAGGCGTGGTTCGCGTCGCTCCGCGAGGCGGGGGCCGCGTGGGTGCAGCTGGACGAGCCCGCGCTCGTGCTGGACCTCACGGACGCGGAGCGCCAGGCGTTCGTGGACGCATACGCCGCGCTGGCGAAGGTATCTCGCCCGAACATCCTCGTGGCGACGTATTTCGGCTCGCTCGGGGACAACCTGGCCACGGCGCTCGAGCTCCCCGTCGAGGGCCTGCACCTGGATCTCGTCCGTGGTCCAGACGCGCTTCAACAGGTTCATGCGCTCGGGTGGCCGAAGGGGCGCCGCCTGTCGCTCGGCGTGATCGACGGGCGCAACGTCTGGCGGGCCGATCTCGACACCGCCTTCGCGCATCTCGAGCAGGGGGTGCACCTGACTGGCGCGGAGCACGTGATGATCGCGCCCTCGTGTTCGCTCCTGCACGTGCCGTGGGACGTGGAACTCGAGAGCGACATGGATCCGGAGATCAAGTCGTGGCTCGCGTTTGCGCTGCAGAAGTTGGACGAGATCGCGCTATTGAAGCGGGCGCTCGACGAAGGGCGGGCGGCCGTCGAGGCGCAACTGGAGGCCAATCGCGCGCTGCTCGCGTCCAGGCGGGCGTCGGCGCGGTTGAACCGCGAGGACGTGCGCGCGCGGCTCGACGAGGTCAAGACGTGGAAGCTCGACCGCCAATCGCCGCACGCGGTGAGGAAGGAAAAGCAGGCGTCGCGGTTCAAGCTCCCGCTCCTGCCCACCACGACCATCGGCTCGTTTCCGCAGACGCAGGCGGTGCGAGACGCTCGCGCAAAGTGGCGCAAGGGCGAGTGGACGACGGACGAGTACGAGGCGTACCTGCGGAGCGAAATCCGGCGGTGGATCGACATTCAGGAAGAGATCGGGCTCGACGTGCTCGTGCATGGGGAGTTCGAGCGGACGGACATGGTTGAGTACTTCGGCGAGATGCTCGACGGCTTCGTGTTCACGAAGCACGGGTGGGTGCAGAGCTACGGTTCTCGCTGTGTGAAGCCGCCCATCATCTACGGCGACGTGGCGCGGCCCGCGCCCATGACGGTCCGCTGGAGCACGTATGCGCAGTCGCTCACCGAAAAGCCCGTGAAGGGCATGCTGACGGGCCCGGTGACCATCTTGCAGTGGTCGTTTGTGCGCGACGACATTCCGCGTGCGGAGACGTGCAGGCAGATCGCGCTCGCCATTCGGGACGAGGTGCTGGATCTGGAGGCGGCGGGCATCGGCATGATCCAGATCGACGAGCCCGCTCTGCGCGAGGGGCTGCCGCTCCGGCGCGCCGATTGGGAGGCGTATCTCGGCTGGGCCGTGGAGTGCTTCCGCATCGCATCCTCCGGCGTGCGCGACGAGACGCAGATCCACACGCATATGTGCTACGCGGAGTTCAACGACATCATGCCCGCCATCCAGGCCATGGACGCGGACGTCATTTCCATCGAGACGTCGCGATCGCACATGGAGCTCTTGAAGGCGTTCGAGCACTTCCGGTATGAGAACGACATCGGCCCGGGCGTGTACGACATCCACAGCCCGCGCGTGCCATCGGTGGACGAGATGGTGGAACTGTTGCGCAAGGCGGCGAGCGTGATTCGCCCCGAGCAGCTGTGGGTGAATCCGGACTGCGGTTTGAAGACGCGCGGTGAGCCGGAGACCGTGGCTGCGCTTCGGAACATGGTGGACGCGGCGCAGCGCATGCGCGCAAGCCTGTCGCAGCCCGTCAGCTGA
- a CDS encoding LLM class flavin-dependent oxidoreductase has protein sequence MDWGLTKGETALSVLDLVPITEGSTPAEAFRRSAELAQHAERLGYRRFWVAEHHSMPGIASSATAVVIAYLAQHTRTIRVGSGGVMLPNHAPLVVAEQFGTLASMFPDRIDLGLGRAPGTDAPTIRALGGDPDRHGHDFPERLAELLRYFHPPEDEVRRVHAVPGEGMDIPIWLLGSSDFSARLAAELGLPFAYASHFAPDYLMIALETYRANFRPSQWLKEPYAMVGAAVVAAPTDEEARFLATSSQLQQLSLIRGKPSRLKPPVERVQDLCSPYEWQVLQTRGRLAIVGGPDTVRNRLRAFIEATKADEVIITSQIYDHAARLRSFEIVADVMRA, from the coding sequence ATGGACTGGGGCTTGACCAAGGGCGAGACGGCGCTGTCCGTGCTGGATCTCGTCCCTATCACGGAAGGAAGCACCCCTGCGGAGGCGTTCCGAAGGAGCGCGGAACTGGCGCAGCACGCGGAGAGGCTCGGCTATCGGCGATTCTGGGTGGCGGAGCATCATAGCATGCCGGGCATCGCGAGTTCCGCCACGGCCGTCGTGATTGCGTATCTGGCGCAGCACACGCGGACGATTCGCGTCGGCTCGGGCGGGGTGATGCTCCCGAACCACGCGCCCCTCGTGGTGGCGGAGCAGTTCGGGACGCTCGCGTCGATGTTTCCCGACCGGATCGACCTCGGCCTCGGCCGGGCGCCCGGCACGGACGCCCCCACCATCCGCGCGCTCGGCGGCGATCCGGACCGTCACGGACACGATTTCCCCGAGCGGCTGGCGGAGCTTTTGCGGTATTTCCATCCGCCAGAGGACGAGGTGCGCCGGGTGCACGCCGTGCCGGGCGAAGGGATGGACATCCCCATCTGGCTTTTAGGCTCGAGCGACTTCAGCGCGCGGCTCGCGGCGGAACTCGGCCTGCCGTTCGCGTACGCGAGCCACTTCGCGCCGGACTATTTGATGATTGCCCTCGAGACGTACCGGGCGAACTTCCGCCCTTCGCAGTGGTTGAAGGAGCCGTACGCGATGGTCGGCGCGGCGGTGGTGGCGGCGCCGACGGACGAGGAAGCGCGCTTTCTCGCGACGTCCTCGCAGCTTCAGCAGCTCTCGCTCATCCGCGGCAAGCCGTCGCGCCTCAAGCCGCCTGTGGAGCGCGTGCAGGATCTGTGCTCGCCGTACGAGTGGCAGGTCCTTCAGACGCGCGGGCGCCTCGCCATCGTCGGAGGGCCGGACACGGTGCGGAACCGCCTCCGCGCGTTCATCGAGGCGACGAAGGCGGACGAGGTGATCATCACCTCTCAGATCTACGATCACGCCGCTCGCCTGCGGTCGTTCGAAATCGTCGCGGACGTCATGCGGGCGTGA
- a CDS encoding flavin reductase family protein, whose protein sequence is MLSLNPEEMTPLECYKFLIGTVIPRPIAFVTTLSKEGVLNAAPFSFFNVVTPDPPMVSVSVQRQGGKPKDTARNAMERGAFVVHIVSEPYTEPINQTAATLPPDQSEVELAGLTPVESEVIEVPGVREARVRMECVLELALPLGGREGSPACDLLIGRVVRFHIDESLYHEGRIDPHQLAPVARLAGNDYSLLGRVFTLERPK, encoded by the coding sequence GTGCTGTCACTCAATCCGGAGGAGATGACGCCGCTCGAGTGCTACAAGTTCCTCATTGGCACCGTCATTCCGCGGCCGATTGCGTTTGTGACGACACTCTCGAAGGAAGGCGTGCTGAACGCGGCCCCGTTCAGCTTTTTCAACGTCGTCACGCCCGATCCGCCGATGGTCTCCGTGTCCGTGCAGCGCCAAGGTGGAAAGCCGAAGGACACGGCGCGCAACGCCATGGAGCGAGGCGCGTTCGTCGTCCACATCGTGAGCGAGCCGTACACCGAACCCATCAATCAAACGGCGGCGACGCTGCCGCCGGATCAGAGCGAGGTGGAACTGGCCGGGCTCACGCCCGTCGAAAGCGAAGTCATCGAAGTCCCAGGGGTGCGCGAGGCGCGCGTGCGGATGGAATGCGTCCTGGAACTGGCACTCCCCTTGGGAGGCCGCGAAGGCTCTCCAGCCTGCGACCTGCTCATCGGCCGCGTCGTCCGCTTCCACATCGACGAATCGCTGTATCACGAAGGGCGGATCGATCCGCATCAACTGGCTCCCGTCGCCCGGCTCGCCGGCAACGACTACAGCCTGCTCGGCCGCGTGTTCACGCTCGAGCGGCCCAAGTGA